CGGTCGACAGCGAAATCAATATTGCTGCTACCGGTCAACTCTACGCGGCCGATCTGCGTCAGCGAGTATTCGCACTGCATTCCGGTGGGGATGTTACATATAGTGGTGATCCGAAAGACTTACCGGATGTATTTAAGCTGTGGACCAAGACTATGAACGACAATTTGTCGAAGATGAGGAAGGGACAGCCCATGACGGGCTTCTTGCTGCCATTCGAAGATCATCGCTCGACCACCACGCTGTACGGCTCGATCTCCGTGCCGTCCTCAAACGATCCCGTCGCCGTCTAGCCGGACCTCGCATGAAAGCACTTCTCAATGCATTGCATATTGCCGCCGCTGCCTTGCTGCTGCTGGTAACCCCGGCTCACGCAGGCGCCCTGACCTCTCTGGGTAACAAGCTGACCACTGCCATGTCTGACCTGCCACGTTACGAAAAACTGCCGCTCTTCGACCCGCACCGCAAGGACTTCACCTGCGTATATGAGGCACAACAGGTGCCGCCCCTCGATCCGCAGGCCGAGATGTGGTTCCAGCAGGCACTGGCGATGGATGATCCGAACGTCCCTATCGACAGGATCGACTACGCAAAGATGTATCAGCTCTATTTGCAGGCCGCTGATCGAAACCACTGGAAAGCGATGCTCAATCTCGCGTCACTGATTCTGAGCAAACGCCCTGGGGTGCCGGAGCAGGATCCGGAAGCCGCGATCCAGTGGGTCGAGAAAGCAATAAAGCTGGGTATTCCCGATGCCTACGACCGGATGGGCGTGTATCACCTCAACAGGCTGGTCAAGGGAGGTGACGCCACGAGCGCCTACGCCCTCTTCCAGCGAGCGGCAGATATGGGAAGCCCAGCAGCAATGGCGTTCCTTGGCGACAAACTCTCCGGCACCTATGACGACCCGCGCGGAGAATTTTGGGGAAATTTGCCGATTGCGAGCAAGATGCTGGAATGCGCCCTTGCACAAGGTTACGGTCCGGCCGCTGACAAGCTCTCGTATATATACCGTGGAACCACGTCCGAATCGAAGTCTCGTGCGCTTCATGTTCTGCACGAAGGAGTCAAATTAGGTTGCGCGGAATGCGCGGACAATTTATCGACGGAATTCAATGGGTTCGGTCTTACAAGAGGAGAAAACCTAGTTGGTCACATAGACAAGGCACGTGCCCAGCGATACAGCAAGATTGGAGATGTCCTGAAACTCTATGGTGGGCGACTGAAACTGCCAAACCTCGACAAGGTGCTCCCGCTACCTCCAGCGCCATTGCCCAAGTGGGATGGCAATGTACAAACTTTGATCAACGGTGCGAAGGCCGTCACGCCTACGCCCAAAGCGCAGCAGGGCGCAGCGCTGCAAGGCCGCGAATTCATCCCGCTCGGGCACGCCGTATCGCCACTGGAACAAAGCACGATCGCGGTCGCGGGTAACCAGATTGTGCCGCGCGACGGCTACTGGCTTGCTCTTTATGGCCCGGCGTCGGCCGCTAAAACCCAGCTGATTCCCGCTCGGCGAAACACACCCGAGCGCTATCAGGTTGGCGAACGCTTCGAGGCATCCTCATTAGACTGGCTCGCCGCCGACCACGTGCAATGGCACTATCTCGGCGAAGCCTATGCCCTGCCCCCACAGCGTGACGATTTCCTGAGGCACATGATCAATACCGGGTTCCTGCGTGAAGTCCCTGAACCCGCTTCACCAGTCCTGTGCAATGGCAGGCAGCGATGCCCGCAAACCGGGATATGGGAAGGCCGCGTCGCGAGCGATCATCCGATGGCGGTGCTGTACAACCGGTGGGACCGACAGGCGTTCGTCGAGAAGGATCACGCGTTTCCGCACCCGGGCGGGCAGTTTATCGACATCGCCACCGGAGATCTGCAATGGACATACCTGGGCAGTCCCAACGGGGATACAGGAATGCCTGGCATCCTCAACATCCTCCTGTAGACCAACACTCGACAGGCGCGGCACCACAAGGCACGAAACACAGCTGGAAGGGAGAACTCGATGGTCCGTCAGGTCATTGTAGTTGGCGATTCGCTGGCACCGCACGGCGGCACCGTCACGACCGGTTCGAACGCCGACATCGTGGACGGCAAGCCGGTTGCCCGCAAGGGCGATACGGTCGAATGCAAGGAGCACGGAACGCAGACCATCGCGGAGGGCGATGGAAACAGCGTGTTCGGCGGCAGCCCGGTGGCCCTGCATGGCCACCGGGCTGCCTGTGGATGTACGCTCGTAAGCCGCAACGCTACCTTGTCAATGGGGTAGCTGTTGACCTCAGCCGACGCCATCTGCGACGCTGAACAAACGCATAGGGCCCGGGCAACCGGATCTACGACGTGCGTCAATTGAGGCTCTTATGCAGGATGCTTTCCTGAACGGCGCGGAGCAGTTCGCACACCAGGCACATGACAGGCCGCTCACGCTGACCAGCGGCGAGTGCGTGGAGTTCTGTGAGGGTGCGCGTGTCGCGGTTCCCGATGGCTCCAGTGTGAGCACCAGAGGCGTGGTCTCCATTGCAATTCTCGGCTCGATGACGCTCGCCGGGAAACCCGTTCGCTGCTCAGGCGTGGTTCCCGGCGTCACGATGTGGGTCAGCACCGGCGCACTCCGGCCGCGGGACGCCGACGAATCTGAGCAGTTCATCGACGACATCTGGGAAAAGATTCGCCCGGGTCTGGTCGACTGGCTGACCATGCGCACGTCGCCGGCGGGCGTGACGATGGCGCTCGGTGCGGATATCCGCCTTGAATTCGGCTGGGACGACCGGCATCGCGTACGCGACGGCGCGATGGAGATCGATGTCAAGCACGATCCAACGTTTGCAGCCGCGTACATGAAGCGGCGCAGACAGTATCCCATCGTCGAGCGGTCGCCGGAGCCCGGGGACACGGCGCGCCTGCAGGGGGCGCAGTTGCGCGGCCTGCTCGTTACCGCGCTGGAAAAGAGCATCCAGACCCATGACGCCCTGTATGCCCGGCTACCTGCTTCTGTGCGATACCGGGCGACCGGCGCGCTCACCGCGTGGCGAGAGTTCCGGAGAGAGGCGGAGGCGTTCGCACCGGCCAGCCTCGCCTCGATGCTGCGAGCCGATCCGCCGACAAAGCTTGTCCAGGACTTTGCGGAGGTCACGCGCCGGATGCTGCCGCATGGGGTGGAGGGCGTGCCGCCGGAGGATCTGGCTGTCCATGCCTCGCATAGCGTCATCTGGCAGGCGTTCGACGAAAGGCTCGGCGCACTGTACGA
The Paraburkholderia sp. BL23I1N1 DNA segment above includes these coding regions:
- a CDS encoding tetratricopeptide repeat protein; protein product: MKALLNALHIAAAALLLLVTPAHAGALTSLGNKLTTAMSDLPRYEKLPLFDPHRKDFTCVYEAQQVPPLDPQAEMWFQQALAMDDPNVPIDRIDYAKMYQLYLQAADRNHWKAMLNLASLILSKRPGVPEQDPEAAIQWVEKAIKLGIPDAYDRMGVYHLNRLVKGGDATSAYALFQRAADMGSPAAMAFLGDKLSGTYDDPRGEFWGNLPIASKMLECALAQGYGPAADKLSYIYRGTTSESKSRALHVLHEGVKLGCAECADNLSTEFNGFGLTRGENLVGHIDKARAQRYSKIGDVLKLYGGRLKLPNLDKVLPLPPAPLPKWDGNVQTLINGAKAVTPTPKAQQGAALQGREFIPLGHAVSPLEQSTIAVAGNQIVPRDGYWLALYGPASAAKTQLIPARRNTPERYQVGERFEASSLDWLAADHVQWHYLGEAYALPPQRDDFLRHMINTGFLREVPEPASPVLCNGRQRCPQTGIWEGRVASDHPMAVLYNRWDRQAFVEKDHAFPHPGGQFIDIATGDLQWTYLGSPNGDTGMPGILNILL
- a CDS encoding PAAR domain-containing protein; translation: MVRQVIVVGDSLAPHGGTVTTGSNADIVDGKPVARKGDTVECKEHGTQTIAEGDGNSVFGGSPVALHGHRAACGCTLVSRNATLSMG